From a single Drosophila sulfurigaster albostrigata strain 15112-1811.04 chromosome 3, ASM2355843v2, whole genome shotgun sequence genomic region:
- the LOC133843128 gene encoding scavenger receptor class B member 1: MSHATSHDVAQQLPHHEDLTAQNNKSKSNTLNSQHHNGLAYSSNVNSSSPEKLTVLDMILDALGMRNLTSKDIGTLIMLGFMFLLFVISVTGFFVMWFTEYYNNTMLQKIILAENSERAKSWQNPGPDTDTVLKAHIFNYTNIEDYLAGRADKIHVEDLGPLTYQEHTVKDQVSFNKNHTVTFRDRKSYKLLPEKSTLREDDIVLVPNVPLLSAAVHVKRFPAFKRLGVNSIISLYREPVFKRLTAFEYLWGYKDKIISLESLGGGNKTHFGLLRTRNGTSVDSVQLNTGEDDINKFSLITQFNGKPQLDFWEGDECNRIDGSEPSMFSPTLLQERSTVHVFLQVLCRKVPLHFEKEETIFNNIDVLRYRTPLDVFAHPSENPANECYCRNTDLCLPSGVINATKCYDDSPIFPSFPHFFSGDPVIYKDFEGIKPDADLHQTYADIHPRFGFPISGASRVQINIMLDKTPLLLNQANRIQNATILPLIWIEITAGDFDDDVLHTLYISTFGLDAIQLALKYGTLLVSVTTFSLIVASVYYLNSKREEQQLQHSKSSAELEALNGGLEANGSVVVVQVHVPHTVGGHPHRGE, encoded by the exons ATGTCGCATGCCACAAGCCATGATGTGGCACAACAGCTGCCCCATCACGAGGATCTCACagcacaaaataacaaatcaaaGTCCAACACACTCAACTCGCAACATCACAATGGCCTCGCTTACAGCAGcaacgtcaacagcagcagcccagAGAAACTCACGGTGCTGGACATGATACTCGATGCCCTGGGAATGCGTAATCTAACGTCCAAGGATATTGGGACACTGATAA TGTTGGGCTTCATGTTCTTGCTGTTTGTGATAAGCGTAACCGGGTTCTTCGTAATGTGGTTCACCGAATACTACAACAACACCATGCTCCAG AAAATAATACTCGCTGAGAATTCAGAGCGCGCCAAGAGCTGGCAGAATCCCGGCCCCGATACAGATACAGTACTCAAGGCGCACATATTCAACTACACGAACATCGAGGATTATCTGGCAGGCCGAGCGGATAAGATACATGTGGAGGATCTGGGTCCACTCACCTATCAGGAGCACACGGTCAAGGATCAAGTATCGTTTAACAAAAATCACACCGTCACCTTTAGG GATCGCAAATCCTACAAACTTCTGCCGGAAAAATCGACGCTGCGAGAAGACGATATCGTGTTGGTGCCGAATGTGCCGCTGCTTTCCGCTGCGGTGCATGTGAAACGTTTTCCTGCGTTTAAGCGCCTGGGAGTCAACAGCATCATTTCGCTTTACAGAGAGCCGGTCTTCAAACGTCTGACTGCCTTCGAGTATCTCTGGGGCTACAAGGATAAGATCATAAGTCTCGAGTCGCTCGGCGGCGGCAATAAAACGCACTTCGGGTTGCTTAGAACT CGAAATGGCACCAGCGTGGACTCGGTGCAGTTGAACACTGGCGAGGATGATATCAACAAATTCAGTCTCATTACACAGTTCAATGGCAAGCCGCAGCTGGACTTTTGGGAGGGCGACGAATGCAATCGCATCGATGGCAGCGAACCGTCAATGTTCTCGCCAACTCTGCTGCAGGAACGGAGCACAGTGCACGTCTTCTTGCAGGTGCTGTGCCGCAAGGTGCCGCTGCACTTTGAGAAGGAGGAGACCATCTTCAACAACATCGATGTCCTGCGCTACCGGACACCGCTTGATGTCTTCGCTCATCCATCGGAGAATCCAGCGAATGAATGCTATTGTCGCAACACAGATCTTTGTCTGCCCAGCGGGGTTATCAATGCCACCAAGTGCTACGATGATTCACCCATCTTTCCATCGTTTCCACACTTTTTCTCCGGTGATCCCGTGATCTACAAGGACTTTGAGGGCATTAAACCCGATGCAGATCTGCATCAAACTTATGCGGATATACATCCACGCTTTGGGTTCCCCATCAGCGGTGCATCGCGCGTCCAAATCAACATTATGCTGGACAAGACGCCGCTATTGCTCA ATCAAGCGAATCGCATTCAGAATGCCACCATCTTGCCTTTGATTTGGATCGAGATAACCGCTGGTGACTTCGATGACGACGTGCTACACACGCTTTACATCAGCACATTCGGCTTGGATGCCATACAACTGGCGCTCAAGTATGGCACTTTGCTGGTCTCGGTCACCACATTCAGTTTGATCGTGGCCAGTGTTTACTATTTGAATAGTAAACgtgaggagcagcagctgcagcataGCAAATCATCAGCTGAGCTGGAGGCGCTCAATGGAGGACTCGAAGCCAATGGCAGCGTTGTTGTGGTACAAGTCCATGTGCCACACACTGTTGGTGGGCATCCGCATCGAGGCGAGTAG